GAAGATGCTGaaattgtttttggtgttttgtaCGACGTTGGCAACAGTGATGTGGGAGATAACGACACGTTTCTTACCATACGAGGGCATGTGGTTCGTAGGGCGATGGAGATTCTACATGCACAGGGTCTTTAATCTGTTGTGGTTTAGTGACgcctgttgttattgttctatttttttaaaatcacAAATTATCTTTATTTCAGTTGACTGtgtgtctctctctctcccttttttttgggggggctCTTCACATATTTTGCGCCTTTCGGTTTcactttatttatttattttttgtctcAATATTTGGTTAccacgtctttttttcttcctttttacaaGGATGGAcgatttgttctttttctctttggttCTTACTGACTTTGACGTAATCAGTCTTCTTCTTTTGAAGCTTTTTATTTCACCTTATTGCTGTCTAGTTTTATGTTAGTTCGTTCTTTACCTCTTGTTCTTAGTCTTCTATTTTCACTTCGCTAATTCCATCTGGTCCTCGATCTATGGGGAGTTGACAGACATTCGAATTGTTTTGCAGGTGTCTGACTGTTTGtgtggaaggggaagaaggttTCAAGGATTGCCTTGTTAGTTAAtcattttgatttttttccgTATCGGGATTTAAAGGGGGGTTCCATTGACCACGTTGTCGATTCTGTGGTTTTGGGGCAATTAGCACGTGAGCTCTTGTTTATATCCCTTTCTTGAGTGCTGATTAATGCCTCGAGGAGTCACCGCACGTCCTCAGTGAGGTGCGTTGATGCCATGAGGTTGACAGTTATTTCATAGCGGATCGACTTGCGGTTGACTCAGCGTAgaaaatctttttttctcgaaTGTACGGGAAAGGGGCCATCTTCCGGGGTATCCGTGTGTCGGCCTTTGATATCAACGGAGGGGCTGAACTTATTTAACTCCTTGTTGTGGCTCCACCCGAGGTTGCTTCCCAAAACGAGACTGGGGTTAACGCCGGTTACTTAGTTTGTCGAAAGCTCTTTCCACTGTTGTTTGACGTGGGTGgtgctttcattttttttatcctttGCGATGATTTAAATCAGATAcgtgcatgtgtgtgcaaTTCTGTATGCCGGTGGTGTAGGGAGTGGGAATGTATCTGCAAGTTCAAAGGCTATGTTGtcgctgtttgtgtgtgtgtgtgtggtgaagGGTGGGGAAAGTGTAGTTGTTTACGAGTTGTGTGAGTGAATTCTGTCCTATGAAACACATTAGTGTGCCGATATTTGGGCCTCATGCGCTTGTTTTCTTAATATTGTTTCCAACTCCGCTCCTGACCCCTACCTTGTTTGTCAATTTCACAATGGCGTGCTTGCTGTTAAAAGTATAGCTCGCGGTGTGCTGAGGGAGGTGTAGCGTCGCTAAAACAGTTTCTGAGGtaagaaagaggggagacACACGCATAAATATCAATACACACAGGGCAACAATATACGGCTGCCGTTACAGCAAGAGGTCaaggacaaaaacaaatagcgtaaaaaaggaagggtgtggtgttttttccccctccagtgTATCTGTCAGCCCTCCACGCTGCGGTAGGGTGAAAGTGGTTCAtactcacaaaaaaaagagggggaagtaTAATAAATGTCTGACAGTGGTGACGAATACGAAAGGAGGGAGGACATCCTTCTGCAGGATGATATTAACCTGGCGGGGGCCAATGTTAATGGAGTGGACACTGATCCGTGCGGTTATTACGCATCGCTTGGCGTGTCGCAGGACTCCTCGCAGGCAGCGATCCGCCGTGCGTTTCTCCAATTAAGTCAAATTTTTCACACAGATAAGCACGTTGGTGAGGACGAAGAAATTCAGGCACTTATGAACGAGCGATTCCAGCAACTGATGGAGGCGTACTCTGTGCTTTCTGACGAAGGGAAGCGGGCTGCGTATGATGCAAGCGGCAAGTTGGGTCTTAACCGCTACTCGCTCATTCCCAAAGAGATCACACAGAGAGAAGATATTTTGCGTTACATGTCTACTCTGGAGAGGGAAGCAGAACTGTTGAAGCTATCGAAATTGCTCTCTGCTAGTTCTAGGACTACCGTCTCGTATTCTGTCGATCATCTCACAAATTCCATGTGGAAACTTGGAACTTCTGCAAATGATACTTTGCAGCAGCAGAGTAATGGTGTTGATACTGAGGAGGCAGGTACTGACGAGGGGGAGACGGAGACACCTCCTAAAGGTGACATAGCGGATGCGGCAAACGGGGCGGAAGGAAGCAGTGCGCAACCTGTTCCACTCAACACGAGTGTCGCCGTACGAGAAGTGCAGCTAGATGGAAAGAACTTACTTGTGTTAATTCCCGGAGATGaggtgcagcagcagttgcggCAGCAGTTACAGCATTCGACTGGTGGTGGCAGTGGAGGGTCAGCGGCTCCTCTCAGCCCTGAGCAGCGCTTTGGTGGGGTCCCACTTGCAGCGAAATTACTGCTTGGGTTGTTACCCCGAAAACTCCATTTCGAACACTCCATCCACCACTATGCATCGCCGTCATTTAGTGTGCGAACGAAAACGGAAGCCCAGCACGAGGGGATGCGATCGGTTTTGCGGTGTACAGCGATAGCATCCTATCAACCCAATCCAGTGACATTATATTCTATTTCGTGGCGCCTGTCTGTCGCGAGGTTGCACATCGCTTGTACTTGGGAGCGCATACTCAACAACTTGTGGAGACTTAAATCAAAACTGGTACTGTTCAACACCCAGTCTCTACTTCCCATGTATGAGCTGTCTCTTAAACGGATGCTGGCTGCTGGGTTGGAGATCGAAAACACGTGGGTTATGTCAATGAGAAACAGGGGCTTGTTCAGAACTACGATAGGGCAATCTACGCCTGAAGGTGCGCAACGAGGTCTGCAGTTTCTTGTTGGTTATCGCAGTGCaaatgtttctcttttcagcactgcgcctgTGGtgtgggggggaggggaaccAGGCTGTGGGGGTGTTTCGAGGGGCGTGTTGGAGCATTCAGTGAGCGTAGATGCGTTGCGGGGCAGAGCGCACGTTGGCTTCTCCTCATGGTATACTATTTCGAAGTATAATCGGATTGGGGTCGGTTTTTCCACGGCCCTTCCATGTCCTCGTGGTCTTTCGAGGTACGTCTCGCCATTTGTGGACCACCCCGAATACCTTTCTATCAATGAAATGTCATTTCTCTTAGGGAGGGGTGACCATCTTATTCGGATCCCTGTCGTCGTTTTCCACTCACCGAAAGTTCAAAGCGCCTTACTGTGGTTGACAGCTCCGGTGTTACTTTATCGTATTGGGCGGCTTGTTATGCGACCATATCAATCGGCTCGCATGGCGGCTCTGTATCGTCAAAATCGTTTGGACCATCGAACAGAGATGGATGTGGCCCGTGTGCGTGCCACTCACGAACAAAAGGCATTGCAGAGCAGCTCCCTCCGCAGTCGTATGGCGGAGGAGCAAATCGGTGGACTTGTTATAATCAATGCGAGATATGGCGTGCTTCAGCCGCGCTACCCGGAGTCGTTGGTTTTGCCACCGAAACAACCGAATGCCGCGGGTAACCGTTCTGAAGTTAGTGGAAGGCAACGGCAGACGTGGTGGAGGTTTTGGCGGGCGGGGAGGGGGACCCCCACGCCTTCGGAGTCCGTGACCGTgaacggtaaaaaaaaagacgaaggtgaagaaaccgAAGGCGATTCATCATCCTCAGTACTTGTGTTGGACGTAACGGTGCCGCTGCAAAACTTTGTTCGAGACTCTCAGCTTGTACTTCCAGAGGGATCCAAGAGTAAATTGGTTGGTTTCACCGACCCTGATCCCTTTACacgggaaagaaagcaacttAAAATTGTTTATAGGTTCCAGCGTCGGCGACATGTGGTTATTTTAGATGATGAAGATATCGTTCGACTGCCACAAAGGGAACATTTGGTTGAGTCGTAGTTAGCCACCCTGCGTTCATACAGCGCtaatgtgtgtttgtggggGAGGGGCTGAGGAAGGCGAAATATGTTTCAAGTCCGCCCCGGCTGGGTGTCATTATGCAGCAGCGGGAGACTCGGGAATATCTGTGGTGCCACCTCCCTCTGCGGAGGTGTGGTGTGGGGGAGGCTTAAACTGGTGTTTAGACTGATTTGAACGAACGGTAGCGAATGCGGATGGTATGATTCGCTGTGTAATTATAATCTTTAAgggtttcctttttattcattCGTGCCCTTTCACCGGCAACGTAGGCATGCCGCCGGTGCCGTTTAAGCATACTTCATCATTTTCTCATTATAAAAGGTATTTGCCTTCCTTTGTGGTATCAACCCCTTGCCTGAACTATTCAACCTGTCGTGTTGTTTCTTATAGGGGGCCGCTACAGGTTACATGACACGTTGCCGGCTCGTTGGTGCTTCTTCTGGTGGGAAATATATTTCTACTACCAATGCAAAGACTCGCCCCGTGATGGGCTGTTTGAGGTTTGCCTCAAGATTGTCGGCCCTCGGATCGACTCAACAACCGAAGTTCTTCGCCCTGCCGCTGCTTGCAACAACACGTGGTTTCGGTCACCTTGTGCGCGAGGTAGATATGCGGGGCTTTCGAGGTGATTTTGGACAACTGCGACACAAGAACTTGGCGAGTACACAACGGTATGTCACTGATGCCCTTGGAGCCAAGAAAAACGTAATATTTTGTGGTGCCTATCACACGGGGAAGTTAACAATTCTGAAGGCAATAGGTGAAGCGTGTGAGGCCCGGGGGAAGAAGGTCGCATACGTGTCGTGTAACCCTCAGCgcgcgtctcgtttcggtggttttttgttgtatcaCTTTGTTGGGCTGCGTTACCTGTTCCGTAACGAGATTCCCTCACGAGACCAGTTGGATGGGGCGTTGGAAAGACATGCACGGCTTTGTGAATCTACATACGCTGGATGCGTACCAAGTTTGAAGTCAGTTGATGTGTTGATATTCGATGCTGTGGATCAACTTGAACCCACTATTCTGGCGT
This portion of the Trypanosoma brucei brucei TREU927 chromosome 7, complete sequence genome encodes:
- a CDS encoding chaperone protein DNAJ, putative, whose translation is MSDSGDEYERREDILLQDDINLAGANVNGVDTDPCGYYASLGVSQDSSQAAIRRAFLQLSQIFHTDKHVGEDEEIQALMNERFQQLMEAYSVLSDEGKRAAYDASGKLGLNRYSLIPKEITQREDILRYMSTLEREAELLKLSKLLSASSRTTVSYSVDHLTNSMWKLGTSANDTLQQQSNGVDTEEAGTDEGETETPPKGDIADAANGAEGSSAQPVPLNTSVAVREVQLDGKNLLVLIPGDEVQQQLRQQLQHSTGGGSGGSAAPLSPEQRFGGVPLAAKLLLGLLPRKLHFEHSIHHYASPSFSVRTKTEAQHEGMRSVLRCTAIASYQPNPVTLYSISWRLSVARLHIACTWERILNNLWRLKSKLVLFNTQSLLPMYELSLKRMLAAGLEIENTWVMSMRNRGLFRTTIGQSTPEGAQRGLQFLVGYRSANVSLFSTAPVVWGGGEPGCGGVSRGVLEHSVSVDALRGRAHVGFSSWYTISKYNRIGVGFSTALPCPRGLSRYVSPFVDHPEYLSINEMSFLLGRGDHLIRIPVVVFHSPKVQSALLWLTAPVLLYRIGRLVMRPYQSARMAALYRQNRLDHRTEMDVARVRATHEQKALQSSSLRSRMAEEQIGGLVIINARYGVLQPRYPESLVLPPKQPNAAGNRSEVSGRQRQTWWRFWRAGRGTPTPSESVTVNGKKKDEGEETEGDSSSSVLVLDVTVPLQNFVRDSQLVLPEGSKSKLVGFTDPDPFTRERKQLKIVYRFQRRRHVVILDDEDIVRLPQREHLVES